A genomic region of Nostoc sp. UHCC 0702 contains the following coding sequences:
- a CDS encoding ATP-binding cassette domain-containing protein, with protein MRQNNQIAVEFRDVTFSRNRRPLVSNLNFSIHQGEALVLLGRSGSGKTTTMKLINRLFTPTQGEVLFNGIPTTRWDEIKLRRKIGYVIQEIGLFPHFTVERNVGLVPTLEGWQPKQIKSRVYELLHLVGLDPAQFAGRYPHELSGGQRQRVGVARALAADPPVLLMDEPFGALDPITRLEIQQELRQLQRELGKTVVFVTHDIQEAFVLASRIGLMYGGELVVLGTKDEFMRSQHPESLAFLQCLRSVQDTL; from the coding sequence ATGCGACAAAATAACCAAATCGCTGTGGAATTCCGTGATGTCACCTTTAGCCGCAACCGTCGCCCTCTGGTGTCGAATCTTAATTTCTCCATCCATCAGGGAGAAGCACTAGTATTACTCGGACGTAGTGGTAGCGGCAAAACCACGACAATGAAATTAATTAATCGCCTCTTTACACCTACACAAGGCGAGGTGTTATTTAATGGCATTCCTACAACTCGATGGGATGAAATTAAACTGCGACGCAAGATTGGTTATGTAATTCAAGAAATTGGTTTGTTTCCCCACTTTACTGTGGAACGCAATGTAGGTTTAGTCCCCACTCTGGAAGGTTGGCAGCCTAAACAAATTAAAAGCCGAGTTTATGAATTGTTGCACTTGGTGGGTTTAGATCCGGCACAATTTGCTGGGCGTTATCCTCATGAACTTTCGGGAGGGCAAAGACAACGGGTAGGTGTAGCCAGGGCATTGGCAGCCGATCCGCCTGTGTTGTTGATGGATGAACCGTTTGGCGCACTCGATCCGATTACGCGGCTGGAAATTCAACAAGAGTTGAGGCAACTGCAACGAGAATTAGGTAAGACAGTAGTTTTTGTCACCCATGATATTCAAGAAGCTTTTGTTTTAGCATCCAGAATTGGTTTAATGTATGGAGGAGAACTGGTAGTATTGGGGACGAAGGATGAATTTATGCGATCGCAACATCCAGAAAGCCTTGCCTTTCTCCAATGTCTGCGTTCAGTGCAAGACACATTATGA
- a CDS encoding ABC transporter permease subunit, which translates to MKDFFLIKYGPEILQHTLEHLFLVGIAIGIAILVGIPLGILITRQTNLRQVILGIANVLQTIPSLALFGLLIPVPIIGGIGVVPAIVALTLYSFLPIIRNTYIGIISVDPAIKEAGKGMGMTDGQLLFQVEIPLAMGVILAGVRVATVIAIGVATIAAAIGAGGLGVFIFRGISTVDNQLIFAGAIPAAFIALAADFALGWLEKQLTQQGKKKSGINRTFAIILSILTLVFAGLIAFNYWQTPPTIVIGSKNFTEQVILGELLAQQIESHTKLKVDRRLNLGGSFICHEAVKAGQIAGYVEYTGTSFTAILKQKPISNRQVVYDQVKQDYDQKFKLEVLQPLGFNNTFAMIIRGEDAQRLQIKTLSEAAKYTPQWQAGFGQEFLGREDGYPGLAKTYGLKFANTKQMELALIYQALKEKKVDLIAANSTDGLIAVLKLVILADDKQYFPPYEAVPVFNQAILKKYPDIRVAINQLAGLISTEEMQQMNYQVDNQSRPVEQVVREFIKSKPQLLSQSEVKLD; encoded by the coding sequence ATGAAAGATTTTTTCTTGATTAAGTATGGCCCAGAGATTCTTCAGCATACCCTAGAACATTTATTTTTGGTGGGCATTGCCATTGGAATTGCTATACTCGTAGGCATTCCATTAGGTATTTTGATTACACGCCAAACCAACCTCCGCCAAGTAATTTTGGGGATAGCTAATGTTCTCCAAACTATTCCTAGTCTGGCACTATTTGGTTTACTTATCCCTGTACCCATCATTGGCGGCATTGGTGTTGTACCAGCAATTGTTGCTTTGACTTTATATTCTTTTTTACCCATAATTCGCAACACTTACATAGGTATCATCAGTGTCGATCCAGCTATTAAAGAAGCTGGCAAAGGCATGGGAATGACAGATGGACAATTGTTGTTTCAGGTAGAAATTCCCTTGGCAATGGGAGTAATTTTAGCCGGGGTAAGGGTAGCCACGGTGATTGCCATTGGAGTTGCAACTATTGCAGCAGCAATTGGTGCTGGTGGTTTGGGAGTGTTTATATTTCGCGGTATTTCTACAGTTGATAATCAATTGATTTTTGCAGGGGCAATACCCGCAGCTTTCATCGCTTTAGCGGCAGATTTTGCCTTGGGATGGTTAGAAAAACAACTAACGCAGCAAGGAAAAAAAAAGAGTGGAATTAATCGCACATTTGCTATTATTTTGAGCATCTTAACATTAGTTTTCGCGGGACTGATTGCCTTTAATTATTGGCAAACACCGCCAACGATTGTGATTGGCTCCAAAAATTTTACAGAACAAGTTATTTTAGGAGAATTACTAGCTCAACAAATTGAATCCCATACTAAATTAAAGGTTGATAGACGCTTAAATTTAGGAGGAAGTTTTATTTGTCATGAAGCTGTAAAAGCAGGACAAATTGCTGGTTATGTAGAATATACTGGAACTTCTTTTACAGCCATATTGAAACAGAAACCTATCAGTAATCGTCAAGTTGTCTATGATCAAGTTAAACAAGACTATGACCAGAAATTTAAATTAGAAGTCTTGCAACCTTTGGGATTTAACAACACCTTTGCAATGATTATCCGGGGTGAAGATGCTCAACGTCTACAAATAAAAACTCTTTCCGAAGCAGCTAAATATACTCCCCAATGGCAAGCAGGATTTGGACAAGAATTTCTCGGACGAGAAGATGGGTATCCAGGGTTAGCTAAAACTTATGGCTTAAAGTTTGCCAATACAAAACAAATGGAATTAGCATTAATATATCAGGCTTTAAAGGAAAAGAAAGTAGATTTAATTGCCGCAAATTCTACAGATGGCTTAATTGCTGTTTTAAAGTTAGTAATTTTAGCAGATGACAAGCAATATTTTCCACCCTATGAAGCCGTTCCTGTCTTCAATCAAGCAATACTGAAAAAATATCCAGATATACGAGTAGCTATCAATCAATTAGCTGGGTTAATTTCTACTGAAGAAATGCAACAAATGAATTATCAAGTTGATAATCAATCTCGTCCCGTTGAACAAGTTGTGCGTGAGTTTATCAAGTCTAAACCTCAACTATTATCCCAGTCTGAAGTGAAATTAGATTAA
- a CDS encoding mechanosensitive ion channel, giving the protein MEAVWNALQNINYSGIPVAKIATVIVILTLTQVLRRLFIAVIIKSVERLTGKTKSTLDDELVAVIKPSLGWLIFISGIWLSKAILADILGPQLNEAIGKTLNFIVIFIVAYVVYRGSSILGQIIANVVLHTETELDELLRPLMPKVFQAAAIIILTIKVSEIFLGQSAAALVGLLGGAGITLGLLLKDIVYDWFCTLIIYSDNLYREGDWVGVSGVDGFVQILNIGFRTTTLHITKWGSIIKMPNSRMITGIVENWSQNPGKELRWGISLTLKIDGISAQQTAIICDAIQEIPKSISGFSPSCVVRFSRIEGNARVIEIMAFVNDDNLYFDAERNLNLAILQLLENQGIDFLSINLEVDMEKYKQNRAEINN; this is encoded by the coding sequence ATGGAAGCAGTTTGGAACGCCTTACAAAATATCAATTATTCCGGTATCCCCGTTGCCAAAATTGCAACTGTAATCGTTATTCTCACACTAACACAGGTGTTGAGACGGCTTTTTATTGCCGTCATCATTAAAAGTGTTGAGCGTCTAACTGGCAAAACCAAAAGTACACTTGATGATGAGTTGGTTGCAGTTATCAAACCTTCCCTAGGCTGGCTGATTTTTATTAGCGGAATATGGTTATCAAAAGCCATTTTGGCAGATATCTTAGGGCCTCAATTGAATGAAGCAATAGGAAAGACGCTCAACTTTATAGTCATTTTTATCGTTGCTTATGTTGTTTACCGAGGCTCCTCCATCTTAGGTCAGATAATTGCTAACGTGGTGCTGCATACGGAGACTGAGCTTGATGAATTGCTCAGACCCTTGATGCCAAAGGTTTTTCAAGCAGCAGCAATTATTATCCTCACAATCAAAGTCAGTGAAATATTTTTAGGACAATCAGCAGCCGCACTTGTTGGTCTACTAGGCGGTGCTGGTATCACTTTAGGTTTGCTGTTAAAAGATATTGTCTATGACTGGTTTTGTACACTGATTATCTACTCCGATAATCTCTATCGAGAAGGTGACTGGGTAGGAGTATCAGGAGTAGATGGATTTGTACAGATACTCAATATTGGATTCAGAACCACAACTCTACATATAACTAAGTGGGGTTCGATCATCAAAATGCCCAATTCTCGAATGATTACTGGAATTGTGGAAAATTGGTCACAAAATCCTGGTAAAGAATTAAGATGGGGCATAAGTTTAACCTTGAAAATTGATGGCATTTCAGCACAGCAAACAGCTATAATTTGTGATGCTATTCAAGAAATACCAAAATCAATTTCTGGTTTTTCTCCATCATGTGTAGTGCGGTTTAGTAGAATTGAAGGAAATGCCCGCGTCATTGAAATTATGGCATTTGTTAATGATGACAATCTCTACTTTGATGCTGAAAGAAACTTAAATTTAGCCATTTTACAATTACTAGAAAATCAGGGCATCGATTTCCTATCCATAAATCTAGAAGTAGATATGGAAAAATATAAACAGAATCGGGCAGAAATCAATAATTGA
- the egtD gene encoding L-histidine N(alpha)-methyltransferase, whose amino-acid sequence MLTQPLIILDTHYQELNNDGEDVIQGLTKTPKTLPPKYFYDDRGSELFEQICQLPEYYPTRTEAWILSQYANEIAQLTGSCELVELGSGSSTKTRLLLDAYQQNTDDCRYLPIDISGGILKTSVLQLQQQYPDFSIQGLLGTYEQALEHLKSNSLRSRLIFFLGSSIGNFTPQECDHFLSQIAHALKPGDYFLLGIDLQKPKEILEAAYNDSQGVTAAFNLNMLSHLNWRFQGNFDINLFTHQAIYNQTDAQIEMYLHCQENHLVSLNILNLKVSFLAKESILTEISRKFDLAIMQKQLAAQGLKTLKTWTDPQQWFGLILCQA is encoded by the coding sequence ATGTTAACACAACCTTTAATAATTCTTGACACTCACTACCAAGAGTTAAACAATGATGGTGAAGATGTCATTCAAGGATTAACCAAAACCCCAAAAACTTTACCACCAAAATATTTTTATGATGACCGTGGATCTGAACTTTTTGAACAAATTTGTCAATTACCCGAATATTATCCGACACGAACAGAAGCCTGGATATTGAGTCAATACGCCAATGAAATTGCTCAACTTACAGGCAGTTGTGAATTAGTAGAATTAGGTAGCGGTAGTTCTACAAAGACTCGTTTGTTGTTAGATGCATATCAACAAAATACAGATGACTGTAGATATCTACCCATTGATATCAGTGGAGGAATTCTCAAAACCAGCGTACTACAGCTACAACAACAATATCCTGATTTTTCCATTCAGGGATTACTCGGAACATACGAACAAGCCTTAGAGCATCTGAAGTCAAATTCTTTGCGATCGCGGCTGATTTTTTTCCTGGGAAGTTCTATAGGGAATTTTACCCCACAGGAATGTGATCATTTTTTGAGCCAAATTGCTCACGCTCTCAAACCAGGAGATTACTTTCTACTCGGCATTGATTTACAAAAACCAAAAGAAATTTTAGAAGCAGCCTATAACGACAGTCAGGGAGTAACTGCTGCTTTTAATTTGAATATGCTTTCACATTTAAATTGGCGTTTTCAAGGCAATTTTGATATCAATTTGTTCACTCACCAAGCAATTTATAATCAAACTGATGCTCAGATTGAAATGTATCTCCATTGCCAAGAAAATCATTTGGTATCTCTAAATATCCTCAATTTAAAAGTTTCGTTTCTAGCAAAAGAAAGCATTCTTACCGAAATTTCTCGCAAATTTGATTTAGCAATCATGCAAAAACAACTTGCAGCACAAGGACTTAAGACCTTGAAAACTTGGACAGACCCCCAGCAGTGGTTTGGGTTAATTCTTTGCCAAGCTTAA
- the ovoA gene encoding 5-histidylcysteine sulfoxide synthase, translating to MGIAPTINQLISKPVPRLDDCSSQSLLNYFANSWELEEKLMRSLVGEESFYLNPDPLRNPLIFYLGHSAVFFINKLIRVGLIKNRINSQYETIFEIGVDPETPTELDAAMQGVSWPDVEKVWQYRDKAREAITKVIQDTRLHLPIHQQHSFWALLMGIEHSRIHFETSSMLLRQLPVDRLKRPQEWNYAPSNGKIPHNEMRLIPGGVVKLGKPQDDFTYGWDSEYGDRTVEVKPFLASKYLITNGEFLEFVQAGGYKNSEYWNAESANWKQLYNVQHPKFWIPCQDGYRYRATFDEIDLPLDWPVEVNYYEAIAFCRYKGSEIRLISEAEWNQALLTSVDQRLSTNYNLNLQFISPSPVGMFKIANNTSGLYDLRGNVWEWLGDTFNPLPGFQPHPLYEDQAAPFFDGKHQIMLGGSWATNGSMALPTYRNWFRPYFYQHAGFRIAQDLQPVS from the coding sequence ATGGGTATAGCTCCAACAATCAATCAACTGATATCCAAACCAGTCCCTAGACTTGATGATTGCAGTTCCCAAAGCCTGCTCAACTACTTTGCAAATTCCTGGGAACTGGAAGAAAAACTGATGAGAAGTTTGGTTGGGGAAGAAAGTTTTTATCTTAACCCCGATCCTTTAAGAAATCCTCTCATTTTTTATCTTGGTCACTCAGCTGTTTTTTTCATCAACAAGTTAATTCGCGTTGGTTTAATCAAAAATCGGATTAATTCACAATATGAAACCATATTTGAAATCGGAGTAGATCCAGAAACGCCGACAGAACTTGATGCAGCTATGCAAGGGGTTAGCTGGCCTGATGTCGAAAAAGTTTGGCAATATCGAGACAAGGCCCGCGAAGCGATTACAAAGGTGATTCAAGACACTCGCTTACATCTTCCCATTCATCAACAGCATTCCTTCTGGGCTTTGCTGATGGGAATAGAACATAGTCGCATTCACTTTGAAACCTCCTCGATGCTGCTGCGTCAATTACCAGTTGATCGGTTAAAACGTCCCCAAGAGTGGAATTACGCACCTAGTAATGGTAAGATTCCTCACAATGAAATGCGCTTAATTCCAGGTGGTGTGGTGAAATTAGGAAAACCCCAGGATGATTTTACCTACGGTTGGGATAGCGAATATGGCGATCGCACAGTTGAAGTCAAACCATTTTTAGCCAGTAAGTATCTGATTACTAACGGAGAATTTCTAGAGTTTGTGCAAGCTGGTGGTTACAAAAATTCAGAATACTGGAATGCTGAATCTGCGAATTGGAAGCAACTTTACAACGTACAACATCCCAAATTCTGGATACCATGCCAAGATGGCTACCGCTATCGAGCCACATTTGACGAAATAGACTTACCCCTAGACTGGCCTGTAGAAGTGAACTACTACGAAGCGATCGCATTTTGTCGCTACAAAGGCTCAGAAATACGCTTGATCAGCGAAGCCGAATGGAATCAAGCCTTACTTACCTCTGTTGATCAGCGCTTATCAACTAACTATAATCTTAACTTACAATTCATTTCCCCCAGTCCAGTGGGAATGTTCAAAATAGCCAACAATACTTCTGGTCTTTATGACCTCAGAGGAAATGTCTGGGAATGGCTGGGAGACACTTTTAACCCCCTACCGGGATTTCAACCCCATCCGCTTTACGAAGACCAAGCAGCACCCTTTTTTGATGGCAAACATCAGATAATGTTGGGCGGTTCTTGGGCTACTAATGGTTCAATGGCATTACCAACCTATCGCAACTGGTTTCGTCCCTACTTTTATCAACACGCCGGTTTTAGAATCGCTCAAGATTTGCAACCTGTGTCATGA
- the ggt gene encoding gamma-glutamyltransferase has product MFIVAKSRRVAIAIFSLSVLCYTQVASATFTLPLRSKKGMVVSAHPLASEAGITMLRKGGNAVDAAVATTFAISVVEPFSAGIGGGGFLLMYSQKTGEIKALDFRERAPLKATRNMYLDAQGKVRPNASVNGYLAVATPGTVAGMYEVHRRYGKLPWQEVVKPAIALAKDGFITANVPTWRSLQEYKGRQQVVLSNRAARDIFTRNGEFYGPGEKLVQRDLGRTLQTIADNPQSFYTGNIAQAIAADMAKNGGLITLADLQAYKPIWRTPVCGNFRVYKVCSMPPPSSGGIHLLQILNIIGDTDLKSWGWHHPKALHLMVEAMKIAYADRSQYLGDPDFVKVPVQQLISPAYAKKRRQEINMDVAKPATEVKPGVILRLRSVQVPNSGNESTQTSHLNVVDEQRNAVSLTFTVNLGFGAGVVTPGTGIVLNNEMDDFAAAPGVPNAFGLIGNEANAIAPRKTPLSSMTPTIITENNRLRMAVGTPGGSTIITQVLQIVLNVLEYNMDVGVAVSAPRIHHQWLPDELRVEPWSLDALTLQDLRNRGHKIKQTNPWGNANAIAVTADDSLEGAADPRGEGSPRGF; this is encoded by the coding sequence ATGTTTATTGTTGCTAAATCCCGACGGGTAGCGATCGCTATCTTCTCCCTTAGCGTTCTTTGTTACACTCAAGTGGCATCGGCTACTTTTACTTTACCCCTACGCAGCAAAAAGGGGATGGTGGTATCAGCCCATCCTTTAGCCAGTGAAGCGGGAATTACAATGTTACGCAAGGGTGGTAATGCAGTTGATGCAGCTGTAGCAACAACGTTTGCTATTTCTGTAGTTGAACCTTTTTCGGCGGGAATTGGCGGCGGTGGATTTCTGCTGATGTATTCACAAAAAACAGGCGAAATCAAAGCGTTAGATTTCCGCGAACGCGCACCTTTAAAAGCTACAAGAAATATGTATTTGGATGCACAAGGTAAGGTGCGTCCAAATGCAAGTGTAAATGGTTATTTGGCAGTGGCGACACCAGGAACGGTGGCGGGAATGTATGAAGTGCATCGTCGCTATGGTAAACTGCCTTGGCAAGAAGTAGTCAAACCTGCGATCGCACTGGCTAAGGATGGCTTTATCACCGCCAATGTCCCCACTTGGCGTTCTCTGCAAGAGTACAAGGGGCGTCAGCAGGTAGTTCTCAGCAATCGGGCGGCGCGGGATATTTTTACTCGTAATGGGGAATTTTACGGCCCTGGTGAAAAATTGGTGCAGCGTGACTTGGGACGCACATTACAAACAATAGCCGACAATCCCCAAAGTTTTTATACCGGAAACATTGCCCAAGCGATCGCAGCTGATATGGCAAAAAACGGTGGTTTAATTACTTTGGCAGATTTGCAAGCCTACAAACCTATTTGGCGGACTCCAGTTTGTGGCAATTTTCGCGTCTACAAAGTTTGTTCGATGCCGCCACCTTCATCGGGAGGGATTCATCTATTGCAGATTTTAAACATTATTGGCGACACTGATTTAAAATCTTGGGGATGGCATCATCCCAAAGCTTTACATTTGATGGTGGAAGCGATGAAAATTGCTTACGCCGATCGCTCACAATATTTAGGTGATCCAGATTTTGTCAAAGTTCCTGTACAACAGTTGATTAGCCCCGCCTATGCCAAAAAACGCCGCCAAGAAATTAATATGGATGTGGCAAAGCCTGCAACTGAAGTCAAGCCAGGGGTAATACTTCGGCTTCGCTCAGTACAAGTTCCCAATTCTGGCAATGAATCTACCCAAACCAGTCATCTTAACGTTGTCGATGAACAACGCAACGCTGTAAGCTTAACTTTCACAGTTAACCTTGGCTTTGGTGCTGGGGTAGTGACACCAGGAACAGGGATTGTACTCAACAACGAGATGGATGATTTTGCCGCCGCCCCAGGAGTGCCGAATGCCTTTGGTTTAATTGGCAATGAAGCTAATGCGATCGCACCCCGCAAAACTCCACTATCCAGCATGACTCCGACAATTATCACCGAGAATAATCGCCTGCGGATGGCAGTAGGCACACCTGGTGGTAGCACCATCATCACTCAGGTATTGCAAATTGTCCTCAATGTGTTGGAATATAATATGGATGTTGGTGTAGCTGTATCTGCACCACGCATACATCATCAGTGGCTTCCCGATGAGTTGCGCGTGGAACCTTGGAGTTTAGATGCTTTAACTTTGCAAGACTTACGAAATCGCGGACACAAAATTAAACAAACCAATCCTTGGGGTAATGCAAACGCGATCGCAGTCACAGCAGATGACAGTCTAGAAGGTGCAGCTGATCCTCGTGGTGAAGGTTCCCCTAGAGGTTTTTGA
- a CDS encoding DUF1802 family protein, protein MLMELTSTLHALKEWAVAVNALESGKTIMLLRKGGIHERGGRFQVAHEQVLLYPTYEHQQPFLLKAEYANLVYPVTPGWHPETIPISSVAQITDILPVSDESIVNALLPYHIWNEYFISDRLKWKPRQPLYILLLRTYKLPQQQEIPYRQEYGGCKSWIDLAQSIGLQGAKPVLSDSVYTQLVEEIRHIVGDKLYASSL, encoded by the coding sequence ATGCTGATGGAATTGACTAGTACTTTACATGCACTCAAAGAATGGGCAGTGGCCGTAAATGCGTTGGAAAGCGGTAAAACAATTATGTTGCTGCGTAAAGGCGGTATCCATGAAAGAGGTGGACGTTTCCAAGTTGCCCATGAGCAAGTTTTGCTCTACCCTACCTATGAACATCAACAGCCTTTCCTACTTAAGGCTGAATATGCCAATCTTGTCTATCCTGTAACTCCTGGTTGGCATCCAGAAACAATTCCCATTAGCAGTGTGGCTCAAATTACTGATATTTTGCCAGTTAGTGACGAGTCAATTGTTAATGCCTTGCTTCCATATCATATTTGGAACGAGTATTTTATTAGCGATCGCCTGAAGTGGAAACCACGTCAACCACTGTATATTCTCCTGTTGAGGACTTACAAACTACCCCAACAGCAGGAAATTCCTTATCGCCAAGAATACGGTGGTTGCAAATCATGGATTGATTTAGCACAGTCTATTGGGCTACAAGGAGCAAAACCAGTGTTGTCTGATTCTGTCTACACTCAGCTAGTAGAAGAAATTCGCCACATTGTTGGTGACAAGTTATATGCATCATCCCTGTGA
- a CDS encoding aldo/keto reductase, translating to MEKRTLGTSDVQITPILMGTWQAGKRMWVGIEDADSIKTIRAAFEAGITTIDTAEAYGEGHSERIVAEALSDVRDRVEYATKVFANHLKYDQVIAACDRSLQNLKTDYIDLYQIHWPSGAFNSEIVPIEETMTALKELKEQGKIRAIGVSNFSGAQLAQAAQYGRIDSLQPPYSLFWRQVDKDAKPYCIENNISILAYSPLAQGLLTGKFAPDQKFAPEDNRAKNKLFQGKNFQRAQQALFKLRPIAERHNSTLAQLALAWVIAQPQTNAIAGARYPEQATDNARATDIKLSPEEIAQIDAIGRIVTDYLDHSPVMWNW from the coding sequence ATGGAAAAGCGAACCTTGGGTACATCAGATGTACAAATCACACCGATCCTTATGGGAACTTGGCAAGCTGGTAAAAGGATGTGGGTGGGAATCGAAGATGCTGACTCGATTAAAACAATCCGAGCTGCATTTGAAGCCGGTATTACTACAATTGATACTGCCGAAGCCTATGGAGAAGGACATTCTGAGCGCATTGTAGCTGAAGCTTTATCTGATGTCCGCGATCGCGTTGAGTATGCCACGAAAGTTTTCGCTAATCATCTCAAGTACGACCAAGTAATTGCAGCTTGCGATCGCTCTTTGCAAAACCTCAAAACAGACTATATCGACCTTTACCAAATTCATTGGCCCTCCGGAGCTTTCAATAGTGAAATAGTACCAATTGAGGAAACTATGACCGCTCTTAAAGAGTTAAAAGAGCAAGGAAAAATCCGGGCGATTGGTGTTTCCAACTTTTCTGGCGCTCAATTAGCGCAAGCAGCACAATATGGACGTATTGATAGTTTACAACCCCCCTATAGTTTATTTTGGCGGCAGGTGGACAAGGATGCAAAACCTTATTGTATCGAAAACAATATTTCCATCCTGGCTTATTCTCCTTTAGCACAGGGATTGCTCACTGGGAAATTTGCTCCCGATCAAAAATTTGCCCCAGAAGATAATCGTGCTAAGAATAAGCTATTTCAAGGCAAAAATTTTCAACGCGCCCAACAAGCGCTCTTCAAACTGCGTCCCATAGCTGAGCGCCATAATTCTACCCTTGCTCAGTTGGCACTAGCTTGGGTAATCGCCCAACCCCAAACAAATGCGATCGCTGGCGCACGTTATCCCGAACAAGCAACAGACAACGCACGAGCTACTGATATTAAACTTTCTCCTGAAGAAATTGCACAAATTGATGCTATTGGACGTATTGTCACCGACTACCTTGATCACAGCCCGGTGATGTGGAATTGGTAA
- a CDS encoding response regulator: MSKCVLIVDDEEDVRAIAQMGLEMASGWTVLTANSGQEALIVAATSQPDVILLDMMMPDMDGRATLQQLKANPITQHIPVILMTAKVQPSDQESFAELEIAAVFAKPFRPLKLADDISSVLS; the protein is encoded by the coding sequence ATGAGTAAATGTGTATTAATAGTTGATGATGAAGAAGATGTGCGAGCGATCGCTCAAATGGGATTAGAAATGGCTTCAGGCTGGACAGTGCTAACTGCTAATTCTGGTCAAGAAGCTTTGATCGTAGCAGCAACCAGCCAACCTGATGTGATTTTATTAGATATGATGATGCCCGATATGGATGGACGGGCAACTCTACAACAACTGAAAGCCAACCCCATAACTCAACATATTCCCGTGATTTTGATGACAGCAAAGGTTCAACCTTCAGATCAAGAAAGTTTTGCTGAATTAGAGATTGCGGCTGTATTCGCCAAACCCTTTCGTCCCTTAAAATTAGCCGACGATATCAGTAGTGTCTTAAGTTGA